DNA sequence from the Cucumis melo cultivar AY chromosome 6, USDA_Cmelo_AY_1.0, whole genome shotgun sequence genome:
ctaaaaataaaatttaacgTTAATTTTGTCCATAAAATTTTTAGGTTAAAAATAGGGTTTTCCATGAGTGTTGGAGGATGATCCATCCCTCACATTCAAAATGGTATAATTTATAACTCATTGCTTATGTCATAATTTATTATCTCATTGGATCGATCATTCATctttttcagaaaaaaaaaaaaatctaaccaaAGTGGGAGAAAAACAAGGggaaaaaaatataatgaaacacaacaaaacaattttattggtgatattcatttttcaataaaaagtaACTAACCTTTGAGAAAGAAAAGGTAAAACCAACAAGAAAAATAGAAGTCCCataaaattatcttttaaaaataatagcctaaataaaaaataaataaaataaactgtGAGTTAACTTCAAAATTTGTAAAATAGTTATAAATGAACCGTGAGTTAACTTTAAACTTAACGGAATATTGACTATTATGATTAAATACCAACATAAATAAGCCTCATTTAACTACTTGGTAAAAttatttatagtttaaatattagAGAGCAAAGATTATAAATGTATATTTGTTACGTTTAGATTGGATAgacaaatcaaaacattttttaatttagcttaaataattttttccaaaatttcatAGGATTTGGCttaaaactattttttgaagatttttttttttttgtagtacACTGGCTTTTTCatgatcgtaaatattttggttaagTTTACAGACCAAACACAGTTATAacccaaatcaaaataatataagtTTCGAACCCAAACTattttaatcaaaatataatagATCCCCGTTGGAAAACCTcctaaaatattacaaaaagcACTCCATGAGTTTCTTCATCCCGTCCGATTTCCTTTGGTGTCGCGGGCGGCTGGCGTCCACCAACGCCATTCCAATTTTCCGGTTGGGCTTTTAATGGTCTTTAAGCGTGAACATGGAGGAAGTTGGCCACCCGACAATTTTCTTTCACCATCTGTTTTCTCAAAGTATTAAGGAGATCTTTGCATATTCAAATCCTAAAATCAAGTTAATGATaagtaatttaaaaagaaaaagaatagaaaagtAAATCAACAATGTTTCAAACCCATTTTTCAATTCGGGGAAAATTTTTAGTACGGAAGATGCAGTAGTAGAAGAAGAAGTGGGAGGAGATGAGAAAGAAACTGATTATGGCTTTTTGGGCATGTTTTAATATGGTTTTCAATTAATCAAATAATTTTGTCAAGTGACTGATATTTAACAGTCGGTCAATATTCCGTTAGGTTAAAAGTTTtaagtaaaaaatcaaattattttgcaaatatgaaagattaaaatgaaagattaaaatgaaagattaaaaagaaagattttgAAGTTGAaggagagattaaaaaaaagtttagagagtaaaagaaaagtaaagtaGATTTTAACTTTTAGTAATGTGTATTTAATAAGtagttaattataaaaaaaaaaaaaaaaaaaaaaaataaagttcgACAAAATGGGTACCGTAAAAGTGAATGATATTTTGAAGAGTGAGGGTGGGGAAATGAAGACAAAATATCGCGCGAGAAATAGAGAAAGAAGTAAGAAATGGGAATTAAGCATTGAAAAAtgtaaattaaagaaaaagaaaaaggaaaaatgaagGCCAGCGTTCTTGCAAATTGTGCTCGAATTTTGCTTATGCCTTCAAATTACGCCATGGAAGCTCCAACTGACCTCTCTGAAAAACCCTAGCAGAACCTGACCGGAAATCGATCTTCCATGTCCAGACCTCCGTAATTCTAGTGCTTGGAAAGATTCGGACGTTTTTTAGCCAATGGATTCTCCTATCCCCTTCCAAGACCTTAATCTTCTCCCTGACCCATCATCCACTGCTGTAATGACCGCCGCAACTTCCCCTAAAACAGCCACTACAATCAACTCTTCTCTCAACAAATTTGTTGACGCCGGCAAGTTGTTGACCCCTAAACTTGAACCTAAGCTAGAGCCCTTCGACGATCTTTTCGAGACTCGGGAGTCTCAACAACCCCAACCAGTTCAGCAACCCTTCTTGTCTACCCCTTCTTCTAACTTCTTCTCTAACTCTGACTTCCCTCAAACCCCTTTTTCAGACCAAAATCATACACCGCTTTCTCAGTCTTCGTCCATTTCCTCTGACAAAGACAATGTTTACTCCGAATTTTACCGCATTTCTCAGCTGTTCAGGTCTGCTTTTGGTAAAGGACTTCAGAGCTACGGCGATGCCGATGTTGAAGTTGTGGATCCTGATGCTCAAGCAATTGTCCCTGTTCCGGAGGAGAATCAGATTTCTTCTGTGGTCGTCTCTAAGAGGAAGTATGATAAAAGGTCTTCTGAACTCGTGAGAGTCACTGATCTTGGGGTTGAGGACCAGAGGTACTTCCGAGATGTGGTGAGACGGACCAGGATGATTTTCGATTCGCTGCGTGTGTTATCTACAGCGGAGGAGGAGAAGAGTCCCGGACTAATGCGGCGACTTCGGGGTGATTTGAGGGCTTCCTCCTTGATGAGAGAGCGCGGTCTGTGGCTGAATCGAGACAAACGGATTGTTGGTTCGATACCAGGGGTGCACATTGGCGATCTATTCTTCTTTAGGATGGAATTGTGTGTTGTGGGATTGCATGGTCAGGCCCAAGCTGGAATTGACTATGTTCCTGCGAGTCAGAGCTCCAATGGCGAGCCAATTGCCACTAGTATAATTGTTTCTGGTGGATATGAGGACGATGAGGACGCCGGGGACATGATAATCTACACGGGTCATGGTGGGCAAgacaaattttcaaaacaatgtATGCACCAGAAACTTGAAGGTGGGAATCTTGCACTGGAGAGAAGTATGCACTACGGGATTGAAGTGAGGGTTATTCGAGGTATGAAGTACCCAGGCAGTGTAGCAAGTAAGATTTATGTATACGATGGTCTGTATAGAATTCTTGACTGTTGGTTTGATGTGGGGAAATCGGGTTTTGGTGTCTACAAGTATAAGCTTTTAAGAATTGATGGTCAAGCCGAAATGGGTAGTTCCATTTTGAAGTTTGCGGAGAATCTCAGGACCAAACCATTGTCTTTAAGGCCTTCTGGTTATCTCAGTCTCGACATTTCAATGAAGAAGGAGGCAGTTCCAGTTCTCCTGTTTAATGATATTGACAATGATCAAGAACCATTGTATTATGAGTATCTTGTTAGGACTGTGTTTCCACCTTTCGCCTTTCACCAATCAGGAAGCGGTACTGGGTGTAGTTGTGTTTCAAGTTGTGTTCATGATTGTTTTTGTGCTATGAAAAATGGTGGGGAGTTTGGTTATGATCAAAATGGATTTCTAGTTAGAGGGAAGCCTATAATTTTCGAATGTGGACCATTCTGTCAGTGCCCCCCTCAATGTCGAAATCGTGTTTCACAGAAGGGCTTGAAGCACAGACTTGAAGTGTTTAGGTCCAGGGAAACAGGTTGGGGTGTTAGATCTTTGGACTTGATACACGCTGGTGCTTTTATATGTGAATATGCAGGAGTTGTCCTCACGAGGGAACAAGCTcaagttttttccatgaatggTGATACATTAATATATCCAAATCGTTTTTCAGATAGATGGGCAGAATGGGGTGATCTATCTCAAATATATTCTAATTATGTGCGGCCATCTTACCCCTCTGTTCCTCCTCTCGATTTTGCAATGGATGTATCCAGAATGAGGAATGTTGCTTGTTATATAAGCCATAGTACATCTCCAAACGTGTTGGTGCAGTTCGTGTTATATGATCATAATAATTTAATGTTTCCTCACCTTATGTTGTTTGCAATGGAAAATATCCCTCCTCTAAGGGAGCTTAGCATTGACTATGGTGTGGCTGATGATTGGTCAGGGAAACTTGCTATCTGTAACTAACTTTGAAAAGGTTATTAATTTTGAGTATGAGCAGCTCCGAATGCTGAGATCAATGAACCAAGGTAACCTAACTCTTCCCCACTTCGTTTTCTTATTAAAATAGTCAATAGACTCCCGGATCATCTTATACTTTTTTCCCTACTGTTCTCCTGTTGTGGTTGATACTTCTGCACTGTGTTTTTGTGATGTGGAAGGGCTTATGCTATTGTTTGGACATCAGCCACGTAACTTTTATTCAGAGTGCTTTTTGACATATATTTCTCTTTCTAGTGCTACTATTTATGATTACCATAGTAGATTCCTATCCATAAAATTTGATATGAACTCATCTTATGGTAGGGGCTACGGATGTACTGCTTATTTCTTTGGTCTGTGTTCTGTAAGTTTACTTGTTCTAATGGGTTGGAGGTTTTAGGTAGTTGTTCGCATTGTGTGCCATTCTTTCGTTCTACACTCCTTGTAGTATAACATCTACATCTGATAGTTCTTCTATTCTAGTGTTGCCCATTTTACCCAATTGGTTGATATTATT
Encoded proteins:
- the LOC103483537 gene encoding histone-lysine N-methyltransferase family member SUVH9, giving the protein MDSPIPFQDLNLLPDPSSTAVMTAATSPKTATTINSSLNKFVDAGKLLTPKLEPKLEPFDDLFETRESQQPQPVQQPFLSTPSSNFFSNSDFPQTPFSDQNHTPLSQSSSISSDKDNVYSEFYRISQLFRSAFGKGLQSYGDADVEVVDPDAQAIVPVPEENQISSVVVSKRKYDKRSSELVRVTDLGVEDQRYFRDVVRRTRMIFDSLRVLSTAEEEKSPGLMRRLRGDLRASSLMRERGLWLNRDKRIVGSIPGVHIGDLFFFRMELCVVGLHGQAQAGIDYVPASQSSNGEPIATSIIVSGGYEDDEDAGDMIIYTGHGGQDKFSKQCMHQKLEGGNLALERSMHYGIEVRVIRGMKYPGSVASKIYVYDGLYRILDCWFDVGKSGFGVYKYKLLRIDGQAEMGSSILKFAENLRTKPLSLRPSGYLSLDISMKKEAVPVLLFNDIDNDQEPLYYEYLVRTVFPPFAFHQSGSGTGCSCVSSCVHDCFCAMKNGGEFGYDQNGFLVRGKPIIFECGPFCQCPPQCRNRVSQKGLKHRLEVFRSRETGWGVRSLDLIHAGAFICEYAGVVLTREQAQVFSMNGDTLIYPNRFSDRWAEWGDLSQIYSNYVRPSYPSVPPLDFAMDVSRMRNVACYISHSTSPNVLVQFVLYDHNNLMFPHLMLFAMENIPPLRELSIDYGVADDWSGKLAICN